Proteins encoded within one genomic window of Lepidochelys kempii isolate rLepKem1 chromosome 11, rLepKem1.hap2, whole genome shotgun sequence:
- the LOC140895429 gene encoding putative protein tag-53 isoform X2: MKRKTAMCLWKPVPQSKPFPCDRFKHACSICRGFVYLYGGRCNSSLSDFWRYNIASNEWEKLDCSEDGPEELEEHSMVAYQGILYIFGGMVDSAFTQVKIPLWMYDIDSARWTECRHTAVETESIAPANRKGHSAVVYNSSMYIYGGYFDIKGISQEFWALRFDTGEWSQVSPQSCDTGPGPRHGHSAVVYGTGMYLFGGLMGLSEQRDLWKWDFTSCKWSTIRTRYHRILGIGVGFQLTPGFSRASPINHWCPKGKEPQKSPAVSKQRAHFHGYFRQQHVHQPFSNDGGTEIEMKTFSQPLEPLGFCSFQTSSDAELCADKAQSIFSKNEHLSHCSSSKEQALTAAEVTKNRRGTDCWHERPISVAITNHPDMLLLIGGKPLSSLCEISLWQMELNSI; this comes from the exons ATGAAAAGGAAAACTGCAATGTGCCTATGGAAACCTGTACCACAGAGCAAGCCTTTTCCATGTGATCGGTTCAAACAtgcctgcagcatctgcagaggGTTTGTTTATCTTTATGGGGGTCGGTGCAATAGCAGCCTAAGTGACTTCTGGCGGTACAATATAG CAAGCAATGAATGGGAAAAACTGGATTGTTCAGAAGATGGCCCAGAAGAACTGGAAGAACATTCAATGGTGGCTTATCAG GGCATCCTCTATATTTTCGGTGGGATGGTGGATTCTGCTTTTACGCAGGTGAAGATCCCTCTCTGGATGTATGACATTG atTCAGCGAGATGGACTGAGTGCCGGCACACAGCAGTGGAGACTGAG AGCATTGCTCCAGCTAACAGAAAGGGCCACAGCGCAGTAGTGTACAATTCCAGCATGTACATCTATGGGGGATACTTCGACATCAAAGGGATTTCACAAGAGTTTTGGGCTTTACGTTTTG ATACAGGAGAGTGGTCACAGGTATCTCCACAGTCTTGTGACACAGGTCCAGGACCCCGGCATGGTCACTCAGCTGTGGTTTATGGCACAGGCATGTACCTGTTTGGCGGACTGATGGGGCTGAGTGAACAGAGGGACCTATGGAAGTGGGACTTTACAAGCTGCAAGTGGTCCACTATCAGAACAAG GTATCACCGCATCCTGGGAATTGGTGTTGGTTTCCAGCTGACGCCAGGTTTCTCTAGGGCATCCCCCATCAATCACTGGTGTCCAAAGGGGAAAGAGCCTCAAAAGTCGCCGGCAGTCTCGAAGCAGCGTGCCCATTTTCATGGCTACTTTCGCCAGCAGCATGTACACCAACCATTCAGCAACGATGGTGGCACCGAGATAGAAATGAAAACCTTTAGCCAGCCTCTGGAGCCATTGGGCTTTTGCTCATTCCAAACCTCTTCAGACGCAGAGCTGTGCGCAGACAAAGCACAGAGCATATTTTCCAAAAATGAGCATCTCTCCCATTGCAGCTCTTCCAAAGAACAAGCTCTCACTGCCGctgaagttacaaaaaacaggagaGGAACTGACTGTTGGCATGAGAGACCTATAAGCGTGGCAATTACCAACCATCCTGATATGCTGCTCCTGATTGGGGGCAAGCCTCTGTCCAGTCTCTGTGAAATCTCACTCTGGCAAATGGAGCTGAACAGCATTTAA
- the LOC140895429 gene encoding host cell factor 2-like isoform X6 has translation MKRKTAMCLWKPVPQSKPFPCDRFKHACSICRGFVYLYGGRCNSSLSDFWRYNIASNEWEKLDCSEDGPEELEEHSMVAYQGILYIFGGMVDSAFTQVKIPLWMYDIDSARWTECRHTAVETESIAPANRKGHSAVVYNSSMYIYGGYFDIKGISQEFWALRFDTGEWSQVSPQSCDTGPGPRHGHSAVVYGTGMYLFGGLMGLSEQRDLWKWDFTSCKWSTIRTSECKEKKEHLHRTQLWLSCKCWEKLKGKSTEFTYTTYSKSFWLDAAISWPDPEESGAPSIATEVKGDSGYSALFRRFRTWQVQGIFLNFMTFLIIYFYDPWMCNL, from the exons ATGAAAAGGAAAACTGCAATGTGCCTATGGAAACCTGTACCACAGAGCAAGCCTTTTCCATGTGATCGGTTCAAACAtgcctgcagcatctgcagaggGTTTGTTTATCTTTATGGGGGTCGGTGCAATAGCAGCCTAAGTGACTTCTGGCGGTACAATATAG CAAGCAATGAATGGGAAAAACTGGATTGTTCAGAAGATGGCCCAGAAGAACTGGAAGAACATTCAATGGTGGCTTATCAG GGCATCCTCTATATTTTCGGTGGGATGGTGGATTCTGCTTTTACGCAGGTGAAGATCCCTCTCTGGATGTATGACATTG atTCAGCGAGATGGACTGAGTGCCGGCACACAGCAGTGGAGACTGAG AGCATTGCTCCAGCTAACAGAAAGGGCCACAGCGCAGTAGTGTACAATTCCAGCATGTACATCTATGGGGGATACTTCGACATCAAAGGGATTTCACAAGAGTTTTGGGCTTTACGTTTTG ATACAGGAGAGTGGTCACAGGTATCTCCACAGTCTTGTGACACAGGTCCAGGACCCCGGCATGGTCACTCAGCTGTGGTTTATGGCACAGGCATGTACCTGTTTGGCGGACTGATGGGGCTGAGTGAACAGAGGGACCTATGGAAGTGGGACTTTACAAGCTGCAAGTGGTCCACTATCAGAACAAG TGagtgcaaagaaaaaaaagagcatCTCCATAGAACTCAGTTGTGGCTCTCCTGCAAATGCTGGGAAAAGTTGAAAGGTAAAAGTACTGAATTTACATACACAACTTATTCCAAAAGTTTTTGGCTGGATGCTGCCATCTCATGGCCTGATCCTGAAGAGTCTGGAGCACCCTCaattgccactgaagtcaagggggaCTCAGGATATTCAGCACTTTTCAGGAGGTTCAGAACTTGGCAAGTTCAGGGTATTTTTCTCAATTTCATGACGTTTTTAATAATCTATTTTTATGACCCCTGGATGTGTAACTTGTAA
- the LOC140895429 gene encoding kelch domain-containing protein 3-like isoform X1, whose translation MKRKTAMCLWKPVPQSKPFPCDRFKHACSICRGFVYLYGGRCNSSLSDFWRYNIASNEWEKLDCSEDGPEELEEHSMVAYQGILYIFGGMVDSAFTQVKIPLWMYDIDSARWTECRHTAVETESIAPANRKGHSAVVYNSSMYIYGGYFDIKGISQEFWALRFDTGEWSQVSPQSCDTGPGPRHGHSAVVYGTGMYLFGGLMGLSEQRDLWKWDFTSCKWSTIRTSQGPPKVVGHSSVVFQDSMLTFGGGISNSRPNNSLWKYHFSSQTWEKLASTTEVILSSKRYHRILGIGVGFQLTPGFSRASPINHWCPKGKEPQKSPAVSKQRAHFHGYFRQQHVHQPFSNDGGTEIEMKTFSQPLEPLGFCSFQTSSDAELCADKAQSIFSKNEHLSHCSSSKEQALTAAEVTKNRRGTDCWHERPISVAITNHPDMLLLIGGKPLSSLCEISLWQMELNSI comes from the exons ATGAAAAGGAAAACTGCAATGTGCCTATGGAAACCTGTACCACAGAGCAAGCCTTTTCCATGTGATCGGTTCAAACAtgcctgcagcatctgcagaggGTTTGTTTATCTTTATGGGGGTCGGTGCAATAGCAGCCTAAGTGACTTCTGGCGGTACAATATAG CAAGCAATGAATGGGAAAAACTGGATTGTTCAGAAGATGGCCCAGAAGAACTGGAAGAACATTCAATGGTGGCTTATCAG GGCATCCTCTATATTTTCGGTGGGATGGTGGATTCTGCTTTTACGCAGGTGAAGATCCCTCTCTGGATGTATGACATTG atTCAGCGAGATGGACTGAGTGCCGGCACACAGCAGTGGAGACTGAG AGCATTGCTCCAGCTAACAGAAAGGGCCACAGCGCAGTAGTGTACAATTCCAGCATGTACATCTATGGGGGATACTTCGACATCAAAGGGATTTCACAAGAGTTTTGGGCTTTACGTTTTG ATACAGGAGAGTGGTCACAGGTATCTCCACAGTCTTGTGACACAGGTCCAGGACCCCGGCATGGTCACTCAGCTGTGGTTTATGGCACAGGCATGTACCTGTTTGGCGGACTGATGGGGCTGAGTGAACAGAGGGACCTATGGAAGTGGGACTTTACAAGCTGCAAGTGGTCCACTATCAGAACAAG CCAAGGACCTCCAAAAGTGGTGGGACACTCTTCTGTGGTCTTTCAAGACTCCATGCTGACTTTTGGTGGAGGGATTTCAAATTCTAGGCCTAACAACAGCCTGTGGAAATACCATTTCAGTTCCCAGACGTGGGAAAAACTGGCTAGTACAACAGAGGTAATTCTTTCTTCTAAAAGGTATCACCGCATCCTGGGAATTGGTGTTGGTTTCCAGCTGACGCCAGGTTTCTCTAGGGCATCCCCCATCAATCACTGGTGTCCAAAGGGGAAAGAGCCTCAAAAGTCGCCGGCAGTCTCGAAGCAGCGTGCCCATTTTCATGGCTACTTTCGCCAGCAGCATGTACACCAACCATTCAGCAACGATGGTGGCACCGAGATAGAAATGAAAACCTTTAGCCAGCCTCTGGAGCCATTGGGCTTTTGCTCATTCCAAACCTCTTCAGACGCAGAGCTGTGCGCAGACAAAGCACAGAGCATATTTTCCAAAAATGAGCATCTCTCCCATTGCAGCTCTTCCAAAGAACAAGCTCTCACTGCCGctgaagttacaaaaaacaggagaGGAACTGACTGTTGGCATGAGAGACCTATAAGCGTGGCAATTACCAACCATCCTGATATGCTGCTCCTGATTGGGGGCAAGCCTCTGTCCAGTCTCTGTGAAATCTCACTCTGGCAAATGGAGCTGAACAGCATTTAA
- the LOC140895429 gene encoding kelch domain-containing protein 3-like isoform X3, producing MGKTGLFRRWPRRTGRTFNGGLSGHPLYFRWDGGFCFYADSARWTECRHTAVETESIAPANRKGHSAVVYNSSMYIYGGYFDIKGISQEFWALRFDTGEWSQVSPQSCDTGPGPRHGHSAVVYGTGMYLFGGLMGLSEQRDLWKWDFTSCKWSTIRTSQGPPKVVGHSSVVFQDSMLTFGGGISNSRPNNSLWKYHFSSQTWEKLASTTEVILSSKRYHRILGIGVGFQLTPGFSRASPINHWCPKGKEPQKSPAVSKQRAHFHGYFRQQHVHQPFSNDGGTEIEMKTFSQPLEPLGFCSFQTSSDAELCADKAQSIFSKNEHLSHCSSSKEQALTAAEVTKNRRGTDCWHERPISVAITNHPDMLLLIGGKPLSSLCEISLWQMELNSI from the exons ATGGGAAAAACTGGATTGTTCAGAAGATGGCCCAGAAGAACTGGAAGAACATTCAATGGTGGCTTATCAG GGCATCCTCTATATTTTCGGTGGGATGGTGGATTCTGCTTTTACGCAG atTCAGCGAGATGGACTGAGTGCCGGCACACAGCAGTGGAGACTGAG AGCATTGCTCCAGCTAACAGAAAGGGCCACAGCGCAGTAGTGTACAATTCCAGCATGTACATCTATGGGGGATACTTCGACATCAAAGGGATTTCACAAGAGTTTTGGGCTTTACGTTTTG ATACAGGAGAGTGGTCACAGGTATCTCCACAGTCTTGTGACACAGGTCCAGGACCCCGGCATGGTCACTCAGCTGTGGTTTATGGCACAGGCATGTACCTGTTTGGCGGACTGATGGGGCTGAGTGAACAGAGGGACCTATGGAAGTGGGACTTTACAAGCTGCAAGTGGTCCACTATCAGAACAAG CCAAGGACCTCCAAAAGTGGTGGGACACTCTTCTGTGGTCTTTCAAGACTCCATGCTGACTTTTGGTGGAGGGATTTCAAATTCTAGGCCTAACAACAGCCTGTGGAAATACCATTTCAGTTCCCAGACGTGGGAAAAACTGGCTAGTACAACAGAGGTAATTCTTTCTTCTAAAAGGTATCACCGCATCCTGGGAATTGGTGTTGGTTTCCAGCTGACGCCAGGTTTCTCTAGGGCATCCCCCATCAATCACTGGTGTCCAAAGGGGAAAGAGCCTCAAAAGTCGCCGGCAGTCTCGAAGCAGCGTGCCCATTTTCATGGCTACTTTCGCCAGCAGCATGTACACCAACCATTCAGCAACGATGGTGGCACCGAGATAGAAATGAAAACCTTTAGCCAGCCTCTGGAGCCATTGGGCTTTTGCTCATTCCAAACCTCTTCAGACGCAGAGCTGTGCGCAGACAAAGCACAGAGCATATTTTCCAAAAATGAGCATCTCTCCCATTGCAGCTCTTCCAAAGAACAAGCTCTCACTGCCGctgaagttacaaaaaacaggagaGGAACTGACTGTTGGCATGAGAGACCTATAAGCGTGGCAATTACCAACCATCCTGATATGCTGCTCCTGATTGGGGGCAAGCCTCTGTCCAGTCTCTGTGAAATCTCACTCTGGCAAATGGAGCTGAACAGCATTTAA
- the LOC140895429 gene encoding uncharacterized protein isoform X4, translating to MVAYQGILYIFGGMVDSAFTQVKIPLWMYDIDSARWTECRHTAVETESIAPANRKGHSAVVYNSSMYIYGGYFDIKGISQEFWALRFDTGEWSQVSPQSCDTGPGPRHGHSAVVYGTGMYLFGGLMGLSEQRDLWKWDFTSCKWSTIRTSQGPPKVVGHSSVVFQDSMLTFGGGISNSRPNNSLWKYHFSSQTWEKLASTTEVILSSKRYHRILGIGVGFQLTPGFSRASPINHWCPKGKEPQKSPAVSKQRAHFHGYFRQQHVHQPFSNDGGTEIEMKTFSQPLEPLGFCSFQTSSDAELCADKAQSIFSKNEHLSHCSSSKEQALTAAEVTKNRRGTDCWHERPISVAITNHPDMLLLIGGKPLSSLCEISLWQMELNSI from the exons ATGGTGGCTTATCAG GGCATCCTCTATATTTTCGGTGGGATGGTGGATTCTGCTTTTACGCAGGTGAAGATCCCTCTCTGGATGTATGACATTG atTCAGCGAGATGGACTGAGTGCCGGCACACAGCAGTGGAGACTGAG AGCATTGCTCCAGCTAACAGAAAGGGCCACAGCGCAGTAGTGTACAATTCCAGCATGTACATCTATGGGGGATACTTCGACATCAAAGGGATTTCACAAGAGTTTTGGGCTTTACGTTTTG ATACAGGAGAGTGGTCACAGGTATCTCCACAGTCTTGTGACACAGGTCCAGGACCCCGGCATGGTCACTCAGCTGTGGTTTATGGCACAGGCATGTACCTGTTTGGCGGACTGATGGGGCTGAGTGAACAGAGGGACCTATGGAAGTGGGACTTTACAAGCTGCAAGTGGTCCACTATCAGAACAAG CCAAGGACCTCCAAAAGTGGTGGGACACTCTTCTGTGGTCTTTCAAGACTCCATGCTGACTTTTGGTGGAGGGATTTCAAATTCTAGGCCTAACAACAGCCTGTGGAAATACCATTTCAGTTCCCAGACGTGGGAAAAACTGGCTAGTACAACAGAGGTAATTCTTTCTTCTAAAAGGTATCACCGCATCCTGGGAATTGGTGTTGGTTTCCAGCTGACGCCAGGTTTCTCTAGGGCATCCCCCATCAATCACTGGTGTCCAAAGGGGAAAGAGCCTCAAAAGTCGCCGGCAGTCTCGAAGCAGCGTGCCCATTTTCATGGCTACTTTCGCCAGCAGCATGTACACCAACCATTCAGCAACGATGGTGGCACCGAGATAGAAATGAAAACCTTTAGCCAGCCTCTGGAGCCATTGGGCTTTTGCTCATTCCAAACCTCTTCAGACGCAGAGCTGTGCGCAGACAAAGCACAGAGCATATTTTCCAAAAATGAGCATCTCTCCCATTGCAGCTCTTCCAAAGAACAAGCTCTCACTGCCGctgaagttacaaaaaacaggagaGGAACTGACTGTTGGCATGAGAGACCTATAAGCGTGGCAATTACCAACCATCCTGATATGCTGCTCCTGATTGGGGGCAAGCCTCTGTCCAGTCTCTGTGAAATCTCACTCTGGCAAATGGAGCTGAACAGCATTTAA
- the LOC140895429 gene encoding uncharacterized protein isoform X7, which translates to MKRKTAMCLWKPVPQSKPFPCDRFKHACSICRGFVYLYGGRCNSSLSDFWRYNIASNEWEKLDCSEDGPEELEEHSMVAYQGILYIFGGMVDSAFTQVKIPLWMYDIDSARWTECRHTAVETESIAPANRKGHSAVVYNSSMYIYGGYFDIKGISQEFWALRFDTGEWSQVSPQSCDTGPGPRHGHSAVVYGTGMYLFGGLMGLSEQRDLWKWDFTSCKWSTIRTSQGPPKVVGHSSVVFQDSMLTFGGGISNSRPNNSLWKYHFSSQTWEKLASTTE; encoded by the exons ATGAAAAGGAAAACTGCAATGTGCCTATGGAAACCTGTACCACAGAGCAAGCCTTTTCCATGTGATCGGTTCAAACAtgcctgcagcatctgcagaggGTTTGTTTATCTTTATGGGGGTCGGTGCAATAGCAGCCTAAGTGACTTCTGGCGGTACAATATAG CAAGCAATGAATGGGAAAAACTGGATTGTTCAGAAGATGGCCCAGAAGAACTGGAAGAACATTCAATGGTGGCTTATCAG GGCATCCTCTATATTTTCGGTGGGATGGTGGATTCTGCTTTTACGCAGGTGAAGATCCCTCTCTGGATGTATGACATTG atTCAGCGAGATGGACTGAGTGCCGGCACACAGCAGTGGAGACTGAG AGCATTGCTCCAGCTAACAGAAAGGGCCACAGCGCAGTAGTGTACAATTCCAGCATGTACATCTATGGGGGATACTTCGACATCAAAGGGATTTCACAAGAGTTTTGGGCTTTACGTTTTG ATACAGGAGAGTGGTCACAGGTATCTCCACAGTCTTGTGACACAGGTCCAGGACCCCGGCATGGTCACTCAGCTGTGGTTTATGGCACAGGCATGTACCTGTTTGGCGGACTGATGGGGCTGAGTGAACAGAGGGACCTATGGAAGTGGGACTTTACAAGCTGCAAGTGGTCCACTATCAGAACAAG CCAAGGACCTCCAAAAGTGGTGGGACACTCTTCTGTGGTCTTTCAAGACTCCATGCTGACTTTTGGTGGAGGGATTTCAAATTCTAGGCCTAACAACAGCCTGTGGAAATACCATTTCAGTTCCCAGACGTGGGAAAAACTGGCTAGTACAACAGAG TGa
- the LOC140895429 gene encoding kelch domain-containing protein 3-like isoform X5: MGKTGLFRRWPRRTGRTFNGGLSDSARWTECRHTAVETESIAPANRKGHSAVVYNSSMYIYGGYFDIKGISQEFWALRFDTGEWSQVSPQSCDTGPGPRHGHSAVVYGTGMYLFGGLMGLSEQRDLWKWDFTSCKWSTIRTSQGPPKVVGHSSVVFQDSMLTFGGGISNSRPNNSLWKYHFSSQTWEKLASTTEVILSSKRYHRILGIGVGFQLTPGFSRASPINHWCPKGKEPQKSPAVSKQRAHFHGYFRQQHVHQPFSNDGGTEIEMKTFSQPLEPLGFCSFQTSSDAELCADKAQSIFSKNEHLSHCSSSKEQALTAAEVTKNRRGTDCWHERPISVAITNHPDMLLLIGGKPLSSLCEISLWQMELNSI, from the exons ATGGGAAAAACTGGATTGTTCAGAAGATGGCCCAGAAGAACTGGAAGAACATTCAATGGTGGCTTATCAG atTCAGCGAGATGGACTGAGTGCCGGCACACAGCAGTGGAGACTGAG AGCATTGCTCCAGCTAACAGAAAGGGCCACAGCGCAGTAGTGTACAATTCCAGCATGTACATCTATGGGGGATACTTCGACATCAAAGGGATTTCACAAGAGTTTTGGGCTTTACGTTTTG ATACAGGAGAGTGGTCACAGGTATCTCCACAGTCTTGTGACACAGGTCCAGGACCCCGGCATGGTCACTCAGCTGTGGTTTATGGCACAGGCATGTACCTGTTTGGCGGACTGATGGGGCTGAGTGAACAGAGGGACCTATGGAAGTGGGACTTTACAAGCTGCAAGTGGTCCACTATCAGAACAAG CCAAGGACCTCCAAAAGTGGTGGGACACTCTTCTGTGGTCTTTCAAGACTCCATGCTGACTTTTGGTGGAGGGATTTCAAATTCTAGGCCTAACAACAGCCTGTGGAAATACCATTTCAGTTCCCAGACGTGGGAAAAACTGGCTAGTACAACAGAGGTAATTCTTTCTTCTAAAAGGTATCACCGCATCCTGGGAATTGGTGTTGGTTTCCAGCTGACGCCAGGTTTCTCTAGGGCATCCCCCATCAATCACTGGTGTCCAAAGGGGAAAGAGCCTCAAAAGTCGCCGGCAGTCTCGAAGCAGCGTGCCCATTTTCATGGCTACTTTCGCCAGCAGCATGTACACCAACCATTCAGCAACGATGGTGGCACCGAGATAGAAATGAAAACCTTTAGCCAGCCTCTGGAGCCATTGGGCTTTTGCTCATTCCAAACCTCTTCAGACGCAGAGCTGTGCGCAGACAAAGCACAGAGCATATTTTCCAAAAATGAGCATCTCTCCCATTGCAGCTCTTCCAAAGAACAAGCTCTCACTGCCGctgaagttacaaaaaacaggagaGGAACTGACTGTTGGCATGAGAGACCTATAAGCGTGGCAATTACCAACCATCCTGATATGCTGCTCCTGATTGGGGGCAAGCCTCTGTCCAGTCTCTGTGAAATCTCACTCTGGCAAATGGAGCTGAACAGCATTTAA